The following coding sequences are from one Epilithonimonas vandammei window:
- a CDS encoding superoxide dismutase family protein, which translates to MKKLILIGIAGLSLASCKTISKQYVVRPKSYTETQGTATFTQKKGKVEMDLSVFKLKPGLHAVHIHEFGNCSATDASSAGGHWNPSKDNHGKWESDHFHMGDIGNLDADKDGKSRLIFSTDKWCLGCDDPMKNIIGKSIVIHAGVDDFHTQPTGNAGGRIGCVEIK; encoded by the coding sequence ATGAAAAAGTTAATACTCATTGGAATTGCCGGTCTGTCACTGGCATCCTGCAAAACAATTTCTAAGCAGTATGTTGTCCGACCAAAATCGTATACGGAAACACAGGGAACTGCAACATTTACTCAGAAAAAAGGCAAAGTGGAAATGGATCTTAGCGTATTCAAACTCAAACCAGGATTGCATGCCGTTCATATCCACGAGTTTGGAAACTGTAGTGCAACCGATGCATCTTCTGCCGGCGGCCACTGGAATCCTTCGAAAGATAACCACGGAAAATGGGAGTCCGATCATTTTCACATGGGTGATATTGGTAATCTGGATGCAGACAAAGACGGAAAGTCTCGTCTGATATTTTCAACGGACAAATGGTGTCTTGGATGTGATGATCCAATGAAAAACATTATCGGAAAATCTATTGTGATCCACGCAGGAGTAGATGATTTTCATACTCAGCCAACTGGAAATGCAGGAGGAAGAATTGGGTGTGTGGAGATAAAGTAG
- a CDS encoding transthyretin-like family protein, which yields MIVQGRIITVLFLLTGFIIWAQTTVSGKVTYRNKPLKDINVTLKDTYGGATTDASGSYSFTNHGEGRQNEWCDQ from the coding sequence ATGATAGTGCAAGGAAGAATCATTACAGTTCTATTTCTTTTGACTGGTTTTATTATTTGGGCACAAACCACTGTTTCCGGAAAGGTAACTTATAGAAATAAACCGCTGAAAGACATTAATGTAACACTTAAGGATACCTATGGTGGAGCAACTACAGATGCAAGTGGGAGTTATTCCTTTACTAACCACGGAGAGGGTAGACAAAACGAATGGTGCGATCAATAA
- a CDS encoding S9 family peptidase, with translation MNAPKARKREKILTVHNDTRIDPYFWMNERENPEVIQYLEEENAYSDFVLKDTEDLQNELFEEMKARYKKDDESLPYFFNGYWYIVRYEEGREYPIFSRKFQTLENEEEILLDANILAGDEAFFETGSISVSVDNKVIAYSTDTVGRRIYTIFFKNIKTGKVYPDIIENTTGKAVWAGDNEHVFYIRKDASLRAFQIYRHKLGTDPENDILIYHEKDETFDVSLFKTKSLEYIFIASSSTNEDEMRFIPANNVFADWKLIQPRTEDLEYSVEHYQDDFYIITNADDATNFKIVKTKVETPSLEYWEDYIPHREDVLLEGFEIFRNYFVLEERQKGLLQINIIDNQNNNSYYLPFSDPTYTAYIGINMEFDTDILRFGYTSMTKPASTYEYNMKDKTTTLLKQQEVLGGKFFPENYISERIWAIARDGKEIAISLVYHKNTPKSADTPLLLYGYGSYGHTVDATFSSVRLSLLDRGFIYAIAHIRGGEYLGREWYEDGKMLRKKNTFFDFIDAAKHLISHHYTSPRHLYAMGGSAGGLLMGAVMNYNPELFHGIVAQVPFVDVVTTMLDETIPLTTGEYDEWGNPNEKEYYDYMKSYSPYDNIEAKDYPNTLITTGFHDSQVQYWEPAKWTAKLRDLKTDNNILIFKTDMSSGHGGASGRFESLKEVALEYAFLFKVEGLKK, from the coding sequence ATGAACGCTCCAAAAGCTAGAAAAAGAGAGAAAATCCTTACTGTTCATAATGATACAAGAATAGATCCTTATTTCTGGATGAACGAAAGAGAAAATCCGGAAGTGATCCAATATCTTGAGGAGGAAAATGCTTATTCCGACTTTGTACTGAAAGATACCGAAGATCTCCAAAACGAATTATTTGAGGAGATGAAGGCTCGTTATAAAAAAGATGACGAGTCGTTACCATATTTTTTCAACGGATATTGGTACATAGTTCGTTATGAGGAAGGTAGAGAATATCCAATTTTTTCCAGAAAGTTCCAGACTTTGGAAAACGAGGAAGAAATACTTTTGGATGCCAATATTCTGGCGGGAGACGAAGCATTTTTCGAGACTGGAAGTATTTCTGTAAGTGTTGATAATAAGGTTATTGCTTATTCTACAGATACAGTGGGAAGACGGATTTACACCATTTTTTTCAAAAATATCAAAACCGGAAAAGTTTACCCAGACATCATAGAAAACACTACCGGAAAAGCAGTCTGGGCAGGAGATAATGAACATGTTTTCTACATCAGAAAAGATGCTAGCTTACGGGCATTCCAAATCTACCGACATAAACTGGGAACCGATCCCGAAAATGATATTTTAATATATCATGAGAAAGATGAAACTTTTGATGTTAGTCTTTTCAAAACAAAATCATTGGAGTATATATTCATCGCATCATCCTCCACTAATGAAGATGAGATGAGATTTATTCCAGCCAATAATGTTTTTGCAGATTGGAAACTTATACAGCCAAGAACGGAAGATCTAGAATATTCAGTTGAGCATTATCAGGATGATTTTTACATTATTACCAATGCGGATGATGCTACCAACTTCAAGATTGTGAAAACCAAAGTAGAAACACCTTCTTTGGAATATTGGGAAGACTATATTCCTCACAGAGAAGACGTTTTATTGGAGGGTTTTGAGATTTTCAGAAACTATTTCGTGCTGGAAGAACGCCAAAAAGGACTTTTACAAATTAATATTATTGATAATCAAAACAATAACTCCTATTATCTACCTTTTTCAGATCCGACTTACACTGCATATATTGGTATTAATATGGAGTTTGACACAGATATTCTGAGGTTCGGGTATACATCAATGACCAAGCCTGCGTCTACTTATGAATATAATATGAAGGACAAAACCACCACGCTTCTTAAACAACAGGAAGTTTTGGGTGGAAAATTCTTCCCGGAGAATTATATTTCTGAGCGCATCTGGGCTATTGCAAGAGACGGAAAAGAAATTGCGATCTCACTAGTTTATCATAAAAATACACCAAAATCTGCTGACACTCCACTTTTGCTTTATGGTTACGGAAGTTACGGACACACCGTGGATGCTACATTTTCCAGCGTAAGATTATCATTACTGGACAGAGGTTTTATCTACGCGATTGCTCACATCCGCGGCGGTGAATATCTAGGGCGGGAATGGTACGAAGATGGCAAAATGCTCCGGAAAAAAAACACATTTTTTGATTTTATTGATGCTGCAAAACACTTGATTTCACACCATTATACATCTCCAAGACATCTTTACGCAATGGGCGGAAGCGCAGGTGGACTATTAATGGGAGCTGTGATGAATTACAATCCCGAATTATTCCACGGTATTGTGGCGCAGGTTCCTTTTGTAGATGTAGTGACAACAATGTTGGATGAAACCATTCCATTGACAACCGGAGAATATGACGAATGGGGAAATCCGAATGAGAAAGAATATTATGATTATATGAAATCCTATTCGCCTTATGACAATATCGAAGCGAAAGATTATCCAAATACGCTTATTACAACAGGTTTTCACGATTCTCAAGTTCAATATTGGGAGCCCGCAAAATGGACAGCAAAATTGAGAGATTTAAAGACAGATAACAATATTCTGATTTTCAAAACCGATATGAGCTCCGGACACGGCGGTGCAAGCGGACGATTCGAAAGTTTAAAAGAAGTCGCTTTGGAATATGCGTTTTTGTTTAAAGTTGAAGGTTTAAAGAAATAA
- a CDS encoding uroporphyrinogen-III synthase: MKIKSILVSQPAPNESSPYLEIAKKEKIKIDFRPFIHVQGVDAKELRTQKIDLTQYTGIIFTSKNAVDHYFRLAEEMRFAVPDSMRYICQSEAIANYLQKHIVYRKRKISFGEKNFSDLSPLFKKHPSEKYLLPSSDILTPEIPRVLDAANMDWTRAIMYKTVASDLTDINVKEYDMLVFFSPQGIKSLGINFPDFKQEETKIAVFGSTTQAAAEEAGLTVNVMAPSKETPSMTMAIEKYIRSINK; this comes from the coding sequence ATGAAAATCAAATCTATTTTAGTTTCACAGCCCGCTCCGAATGAATCTTCACCTTATTTGGAAATTGCTAAAAAGGAAAAAATCAAGATCGATTTTCGGCCTTTTATTCATGTACAGGGAGTGGATGCCAAAGAACTTAGAACTCAGAAAATCGACCTGACACAATACACAGGCATTATTTTCACGAGTAAAAATGCAGTGGATCATTATTTTCGTCTAGCAGAGGAAATGAGATTTGCCGTTCCGGATTCTATGCGTTACATCTGCCAGTCAGAGGCCATCGCAAATTATCTTCAGAAGCATATAGTTTACAGAAAAAGAAAAATCAGCTTTGGTGAGAAGAATTTTTCTGATCTTTCGCCGCTGTTCAAAAAACATCCAAGTGAAAAATATCTGCTACCTTCTTCTGATATCCTTACTCCGGAAATCCCGCGTGTACTGGATGCTGCCAATATGGACTGGACAAGAGCGATAATGTACAAAACAGTTGCCAGTGATTTAACAGACATCAATGTAAAAGAATACGACATGTTGGTTTTCTTCAGTCCTCAGGGAATTAAGTCCTTAGGAATTAATTTTCCGGATTTTAAACAAGAGGAAACCAAGATTGCTGTCTTTGGAAGCACAACTCAGGCTGCTGCGGAAGAAGCGGGTCTCACCGTAAATGTGATGGCGCCTAGCAAAGAAACACCGTCTATGACTATGGCGATAGAGAAATATATCAGAAGCATTAATAAATAG
- a CDS encoding DUF4271 domain-containing protein has product MVYCILGSIFVYIILLSVFQRDANVKDFLMQKMEDSNNLTPTWIIVSFVRCLMVALLLSQFVPVIPKVISDIHIFGWELNKFGFTLITLLIFDFLRNILTFLFYSSVGSNKNLKSLTLIASKFFFLESIAFIILSFILYYYPVDLVQYFYIIIFLFMGSFILKNLVYIFHNQPILPEKWYYKFLYICTLQIVPVLVLWKFLF; this is encoded by the coding sequence GTGGTATATTGTATTCTTGGGAGTATCTTTGTCTACATTATCCTTTTGTCTGTTTTTCAGAGAGATGCGAATGTCAAAGATTTTCTAATGCAAAAGATGGAAGATTCTAACAATCTTACACCCACCTGGATCATCGTTTCGTTCGTTAGATGTTTGATGGTAGCACTGCTGCTATCACAGTTTGTTCCGGTAATTCCTAAAGTTATATCAGATATCCATATTTTTGGATGGGAGCTTAATAAATTCGGATTTACTCTGATTACATTGCTCATTTTTGATTTCTTGAGGAATATTCTCACATTTCTGTTCTATTCCAGCGTTGGAAGTAATAAAAATCTGAAAAGTCTTACGCTCATCGCAAGCAAATTCTTTTTTCTGGAATCAATAGCTTTTATTATACTGAGTTTTATTCTTTATTACTATCCGGTGGATTTGGTACAATATTTTTATATAATTATTTTTCTGTTTATGGGATCATTCATATTAAAAAATCTAGTATATATTTTCCATAACCAGCCTATATTGCCGGAAAAGTGGTATTATAAATTTTTGTATATTTGCACGCTTCAAATAGTACCCGTTTTAGTACTTTGGAAGTTCTTGTTTTAA
- a CDS encoding YraN family protein produces the protein MADHNEFGKIAEDLAVDFLVKAEYKILARNFRYLKAEIDIIAEKQNQIIIIEVKARNTDAFLEPQEAVNKKKIKLLISAANYFVEENNINKEVRFDIISVLPNHQKTLEINHIIDAFQSFEI, from the coding sequence TTGCCGAAGATCTTGCGGTGGATTTTTTAGTCAAAGCAGAATATAAGATTCTTGCGCGCAATTTCCGATATCTGAAAGCGGAAATCGATATCATCGCTGAGAAGCAAAATCAAATCATCATCATAGAAGTTAAAGCCAGAAATACAGATGCTTTTCTTGAACCACAGGAAGCAGTTAATAAAAAGAAAATCAAGTTATTAATATCAGCTGCCAATTATTTTGTTGAAGAGAATAATATTAATAAAGAAGTAAGGTTTGATATTATTTCTGTACTTCCAAACCATCAAAAAACTTTGGAAATCAATCATATAATTGATGCTTTCCAAAGTTTTGAAATATAA